The sequence below is a genomic window from Humulus lupulus chromosome 3, drHumLupu1.1, whole genome shotgun sequence.
TTCTTCATCTCTCTTCTTCCCCGTCTCTTCCTGCTCAACAGGCATCTTAAACCTGCAGACAGGGCAAGACCCATGCAGCTTCAACCACTTCTCTACACAATCTCCATGAAATCTATGCTTACAAGGCATCTCTTTAGCCACCCCACCAAGTTGAAACTCCTCCAAGCAAATCACACACTCACCACCACCATCATCAGAAACCTCGACACTTGGCATAGCCTCTATGGACGCCTTTGAGGCCGGTGGATGACCATCCTTGTTACCCAATTCCCGCAGAAGAAAATCCAAACTCGAAACCCCGTCGATCACCACCATGCCTTGAGTAAAGGGGTTGATCAGAATGACTCTGTCACCACCAGAAGTTGGTCTACTGTCGTTTTCTTGATCTTCATCTTGCGAGTCTTGGCTTTGAACGACGCCGTTTGAGAGACCGAAGATGAAAGGTAAGAGCAGAGACAAGTCCCTGCTCCTCGCCATCCTCTCAAAGAAGGAAGAAAACTCTGAAACGTCAGCCTCTGAAGCCATTGGTTTGATCACAAAGTTTCAAACTTTCTCACgagggagagagagaatgaaTAAAATGGAGGTACTACTTACTAAGATGAAGAATAAAGAAATGGTTGCTGGTGAATATAAGTGTATGCAATGAATGAGAAGAAGGTTGTGGAAAGATCTGGAATTTTTGTTACAAGTCAAGTTAAGTTGGATGTTtatcttaaaaaaaatcttaattgtttaatatatttattttatatttgagtattaaaaaataaaaaaatatatatttatgagaGTGGTGGTGCTCTTCACCATCATCCTTGTTTGTGCGCCCACCTTATTAATTGTTTTCTCTAAAAATTGTATCTTCAATAATTGTGGATAGTTAATAATTAGGGTTATTTGCGGCGAAAGCACCTAAATTAttatgtttgtagcacttaagtacttAAGTTATTTTTTGGCGCTGAAAGTATCTTCTGTCCATGTTTTGATACAACTGTCAATTCTTATCGTTGAAGTTCGTTTGTAATACGTAGGCAAAAGTACCAAATTAAAGAGATATTAACAGCAAAAGTACTCAATTTAAAAGATATTTGCGACGAAAGTACTCAATTTAAGAGATGTTTGGGTGAAAGTACCCAAGTTATAAGAAAATTTCACATCATATAAGTGGACTTAATGACGAAACAAACAGCTGCACTAAGGTGCACCAAAACATTGACGGAATGTACTTTTGCCTCCAAAAAAATAACTCGGGTACTTAAGTGTTACAAAAACAATAATATACATATTTTCACCGCAAATATCCCTAATAATTATCAAGTAAATGTTGGTATTTTTGTGTTTATTTGTAGAGGTGCTTATGTACGTATTTGTGGCGTGTgcgtgtgttttttttttttttaaatggaatttgtgttttattgaaatgatttattttgttaaacTTCTTTTTagagttgattttttttttgtatattaatAGAGATAGACTTGAATATCTTCTTTTTGAGAAAAAGTGTAGTACCACTAGATTATATGTatgaccataattttttttactagtatgatttttgtaaatttagattttttttaaatgtttgcaTATAATTATgggtttttttttaacttaaatacatatttttttggtttttttttatctttttactgttcttaatttttttcttcaataataCGTACTCAAgttttaaaaattatgattttcaaagtttcataattacaaaaatacagtcTTAGAAAAAACAgatgaaaatcaacttgaaaacAGCTCACTCCATCaatccaaaataaactaaaaaatacaaaatatatcGGAACAATTAAACATCAACCCTAAATAAACCttaaaacaacataaaaaaaacttgaaaaaaaaaaggcaaaaccttaaaaatgtaaaaaattccttaaaaccacaaaattgaaagaaaaaaaatattgactataaaaatgtaatttttttagtaaaattaagtattttatgTAAAAAATCTCTTTAATTATTAGTTTAAAGTATTATATGTATTAACAATAATAAAGTTAATTTACTAAAAAAACCAGACTAAATTATaatttcaataaattaaaaaattaataatttataaaaagtttatttgaaaatatcaatttaataatttaaaatattatttataacaaattaaaataatttgttTTTGAAATATGGCATTTTTCTAATTACTGTATTTATTGACTGCTTTTTTCGCTATCAAAGAGAACTATAAAGAAATGCTGAAAAGAGCAagatattttacgtggttcaggttattaattaaccctagtcctcGAGATCATTGTATTAGGATTGATGAAACATTGTTAGGAAAGCTTCTATGGAGTTTCAGGCAACATTTTTGCAATGCTCTGAATACAAAAGTTGGGGATCCCCTTACAATGGATGCCCTAGGCCTATTTATAGTGATTGAGAACAATTAGTTCCCTTAATATGAAGTTATTACCGAAATCTGCCCAAATGATTATGATTAAAAGCTAATCAATACACTTTTTGTGATAGAGGCATTAGTGGGCCTGTGCGTATCACACAGGGTCCATTTACAAGGTTGCAGCCCACCATCTTCTTCGAGACACGCTCATGACAGTGTCAGAGAGTGGCGGCCTATTTTCCTATGCCAGGCGGCGCATCGTGACATGTTGTTTGTCTGTACGGGCTCGACACCACGATCTATAGGACAGCAACTTTGTCAGAAAATTACCTGTGGATCAGGGTCTTTGTGCACGATACCTAGCGCTACCATCTAGACTCTAAGAGGTCTTCTCGAAAACCTGGAGGACTCATATGGAGGAACCTCAGGCTAACATATCCAAGGTTCTCGGGGCATGGCCTACTAGAGGATAAATTTCCCCAGAGGAGCCACCCGAAGATGGGAGATAACCTATCTTCTGAGTAGACAGTGAGCTCATTAGAGATCACTAAACCTCCTCAAAGAACCTAACTACTCTCGAAGACTGCCACATGTCCCTTGGTaaaaacacagacaacattttCCTCCTAAGTCTTCACTCGTCCCCAGATGGTGGAGACTTAGACCGAGTAGTACTTTCAAGGAACAaactcggggggggggggggggggggacgctTGGGCTCCTCGAGACATCAAACTACCAAAAGGTGATGCCACGTGTTGGCCCCCTACTGTTGGACCCATCAATCAACTCCATACCCAAAACATCTATTTCGTACCTGAAGTGTCCTTTCACGGTGCATTCGAGGCATCCTTTTCTTGTGTTATGATTACGATCCATGCCTTGATATTTGTGACCGTTGTATCACGCTTGAATACCTAGTCCATAGGCAATCGATGGTCCGGAAAGGGTAACTTCCTTTCCAAGTTCTGGTGTATAAAACTCAAAATTTGCCTCCCATTCTTTTACACTAACATTTCAAAATTCCCCAAACAAGAGCTCATGCAAACCCCTTCATCATCCCACGTCCGACTTCCTCACTAGAAACCCTTTTACCAGTGATTCTTAAGGACTGGAGGGAAGCAAGCTATTTCTTGGTCTACGACACTAAATATATCTGCGTCCGAACTCGACTTAGCACCTATCGTCGGTTCATCTCAGGTAAGAATTttcctcttttatttttcttttttctgtaTGGGTTACTCTGGATGATTTGTAGTTTTCATGCTTAGGTGTTTTGTGGTCTTCAGAGTTTTCTAGAGGTCTCTCACCCCCTTTATGGTCCTTGTAGATCCACTTCCACAATAAGGCTGCAAAAAATGGGTCTTTCAGGTCTCTACGTTATTTTCGCATTTTCATACATTCGACCGAAATCTAGAAAATTTCTAGATTATGGTGAAACTTTTGAATTTTGATGGTGTTCTCCAGAACTGGACCCAAGGATTCGAGGACACCCCAATCTCTTAGACTTCTCTTCCTTCTCCAATAGTCGAGCAGTTGTCTTAAGTTTTCTCATACTTTGGCCTTTCTTTCTTATGCTCAAGATGCTAACTGCTTTGCTTTGTTTCAGATGTACGAGGAGCCTAAGCACTTGAACCAGCAAGGCATTTATTATTTCGATCATGAAATACTGAAAATGGCCCGAGAATGTTTTAGGCCACAAGAAGCTACTAAGGCGGAGGCCCCATCGCCATCACGAGCACTGGTGGTGCGAGAAGTAGCTCTAGTTGATGAGAGGCCCGCATCATAGGTACATCGCTGACTGACTGAAGTGAAGGTGAACTAAGCCCCCATCCCTCATCCCACTCACAAGTATGAGGCTATGAGCTTTGAGGTGGAGCAATACTCCAGCTAGCTTAAGCATCATCTTGCCTTGGAGCACATAATGAAGCATTATGGAATTGGCAAGGACTTCCTGGTGCACCTTTACCGAGAGTCTGAGAGAGCACACTACAGCGTCCATGGTCTCGGAGCATGGAGTAAGTCACACCTAATGGTCAGAGTTGCCTTTCCCTTGCACCAATACTTTGTGGATTTCCTGAAGTACGTGGGAATAGCTCCTTTCCAACTCTCCCCCAATGGGTACAGGGTCCTGCTAGGCATGTACATCTTATACTGGAGGAAAAACTCTCCAACACCATCTCCAATGGAAATCCTATATTTTTACAGCTTCCGAAATACACCAAGGAAGAAGCAAAGTGATCTCAATGGGTATTACATGTTGATGAAGTATAACCAGCTGAACTATAAGGCACCACAACACAACAAGAATCATTCTCGGGAATACTAAGACCAATTTTTTCTTCACCAACGGTTTCCTGACTTGCATCAACCCCACGCTTTTACTTTAGTTCTTCAAGGTTAGTGAGTACCATTTTAGTCaagatttgtttttatttttaggttttcgtAGCTTGTCCCATACGTAGTCATTTTCATGTCCACATGGCATTTCTGTTGAACCCCCTTCGTCCAAGTGTACGAGGACCGCTTGGAGTAAAGACCCAGAGACCGGAAATCCACCCCCAACTCCTTGTATATCCGGAGACCTTGGAAGGGGAGATGCTAAAGCACTAGTAGACCATGGTCCAGCACTTCTATGCCCACATAAAGGTGGAGGTCCTCAAGAGGGAGGTCGACACTATTGCTAAGGATTCCTTCTACGTAGCCTTGTTCCATAATCAAGAGATGAGCCTTGACTTCACCTGCGAAGCAGAAAAGTACCAGATACTCTTTGAGGAGTGCTTGCGAGCGATGAGGGTTGTGGATACTGCCAACAACGTAGCAACTAAAGCTGGGATGGTACTAGAGGTGGAACCCGTCATCGAAGTTGTTGAGGAGGTTCTTCGAGGCCAAAATTAACCCTCATGTAAAATATGCATGTGCcgtctcttttcttttttgttttatggGGCATGAACAATTTATTTCTTTATCCCCCCTAGCACAACTATGTAATCTTTTAACTTTTGCGAATGAACTATGCTTGCACTATCTATTTTCCTTCTTTACATTATCACTTAAAACACCTTAACTGACATTTAGAAATTCTACAGATTGGTCTTCAAATTCATAAGGTTTTATGTTCAACTCTCAATGTAACTCATTGCCACGAGAAAGTTTTATTTAACCTTAATTTGTCCACCATACATGGGCCTCAGTTGTGAGACTGAGGTCTTGGCTGCCATAGTTAGTTCAACTAGGGATTTGTGCTCGAGTCTTGGCGACGCTAGTCTATTCGATCCACCTAGTTCTTTGATACTTCTAAGCACTTAGTGTTGTATCCTAGGCTCGTAGTCCTCGGAAGTAACTTTAGTATGCCGTCAAGTGTGAGCACTTGACATGTCTTTATGCCCTCAATTCTTAGACTACTCAAGGCTAAAGAGGTCAAATTAACTTAGGGTTCAATAACATAGTTACTCCACAGGCACATTGTCCTCGGGAGGTTACATTAGGCCTTTTTGTTAGGCACAGACATAATTTTCCCCTTGAGTATAGGTTACTCGGGGTTTTTATCCGAGGAGATTGGGAACTCGTCCTGGGGCTCTATGTCCTCGGGTCATGGATTGAGTTCTCCTTCATTGGATATTGGGTCTTAGAGCACTCAAGTTTTTGGCAACTTGAGGCTTGTGCCCGAGTGTGTGTGACTCGGGGTTTACTTTGCTTGTCGGGAACTTGGAACTTGCAATTACTCCTCAGGCCCAATGTCCTCGGGAGATGACACAAGTCCGTTAGGTATATTGCACTAAGTTTACTCTAGTCCTGCAAGCTTCGACCGTAGGCTTACTACACTTATGATGAGCTCAATTTCCTAAGCCGTGCTCAGTGTTACTCCACGGGCACATGGTCCTTGGGAGGTTACACTTACTGGTTATGAAATTTAGGTTGCTCCCTAACTATAGATTATGCGAGGGTCTGTTCGGCTATCAGAAGTCAGGAACTTGTTATTTGGTTCTTGTGCACATAGTCCTCGGGATATGAATCAAGTTCTCTGCCCGTAGGTTACTTAGTTTTTAGCATGTTCTTGCCAACTTTGACACTAGACTTGCCCCGCTCATAATAAGCTTAGCTTCCTAGGTCATGCTCAGTGAGCATTTATCCTGCGAGGAGACCCatctatgccccccaagtgatcggagacttgTCTGTGTTCACTTGTTTAGGCTAGTGATTGGGTACACCTTAGGAAGTGGAAttactaaaattaaaattaaaatacaagTAGTTTTTCTTAATTTCATCTATCGTGTTTTGCATACACGATTTACATTAATTGTACCCGGAGGCTACAAAATGACATGACTACAAAACATGGAAAATACATTGTTTATATCACTGATAATACTGGGAGAGATGCTTAGCATTCCATGCATGGACTGGCTCCTCATTTAGTCAGGCCAATTTGTATGTCCTTGGGCATACGTTGCTCTTGACTTGATATTAGTCTTCCATGTTAGGGCCCAATACTCCAGCACCAggatctcgggtggctaagagaACTCTTTgcagcaccaagtctccgacccAAGTTTCTTGTCCTTCACCTTGGAGTTGAAATATCTTGCCACCTTTTGCTAGTAAGATGCTACACATAGATGTGAAGCTTCTCagagctcctccacaaggtctaAAGATTCTCAGAGTAAAGCATGATTTGTGGTCGGATTGTATGTGTGTCGTCAGTGCATGGAGATTGTTGTCTGAACTAggagcatggcttcatatccgtaggccatggagaatggtgaATGGCCATGaagtggtgcggtagctccacaatgccttagGCAGCTCCTCGGACCAGACACCTTTCGCCTGGTCCAGCCTTTTCTTTAAAGTGGCTTAAGCATCTTGTTGACCGCTTCCACTTGTCTGTTTGCCTGCGTGTGATCTAAGAAGGAAAAACTCTTCAAACTCCATGCCTTTGACAAAAATATATGAAGAAATCACTATCGAATTGTAGGCCATTGTGAGAGACAATCTTCATTTGGAGCCCGTAGTggcaaacaatgtttttgatgacaaagtctagtgccttcttggaagtgattgtaacAAGAGGTTtggcctcaacccacttcatgaagtagttgACTGCCACAATAGCGTACTTCACCCCTCCCTTTTCCATGGGCAAGGACTCgataaggtcaatgccccagacaATGAAGAGCTAGGGACTTGTCATTTGCGTGAGCTCAtttagaggagctcgaggtaTGTTTGTGAAGCATTGGAACCTGTTtcatttcttgacataatccatggCATCACCATTCattgtgggccagaagtatccctgtCTAAGAATTTTCTTGGCGAGGCTTTGTCCCCCCCTAGTGTGGTCCCCACCAAAGCCCTCTTGCACTTCTCAGAGAACGAGGATGGCTTTCTGCCTGGACACACACTGTAGTAGTGGTAATGAATATCCTCACTTTTACAACTTACTATCCATGATCATGTACTGAGGCACCCGGTAAAGTAACTTCTGAGCTGCTTTCTTGTCCTACGGTAACTCTCTAGAGAGGAAATACTTCATTATTGGTTCCATGCAACCATCCTGAGGTTGGACTGCTTCTACCTCTTCGGGAGTTGAGATGCTTGGAGTAGCCAAGTGTTCAATAGGGACCACATTATTCAACTCATCATCCTTAGTGGTTGCAAGCTTGGCAAGGGCATCATCATTGGAATTATGTCCCTTGGCACTTGTCAGATGGTAAACATTTTGAAGTTGTGCAACATTTCCTGGGCCTTAGCCAGATATGCGACAATCCTtgctcctcgagcttgatactctcagAGGACTTGATTTAACACGAGTTGAGAATAGCTAAATATCTTAAGGCCTTCAGCTTTTAGTTCTAGGGCTACTCGGAGACCAACAATGAGTGTCTCATACTCGACTTCGTTGTTTGAGGTGTCAAAACTGAACCTTAAAATGTTGTGAACCCTGTGCCCCTCCGGGATACTAGGATGACGCCTGCTCCAAccccattctcattggaggacccatcAATGAACAACTTCCATGTGCGCCCGTCCACCAAGGCCTCCTCGGGTCGCTCATGTGTTCTCGTGCACTCAATAATTAAATCTGCTAGTGCATGTCCCTTTATGGCAGTCCTCGAGTGATAAGTGATGTCGAACTAActtagttcgactgcccacttgaGGTGTCTCTCAAAGGACTCTGACTTCTGTAGGACTTTCCTTAAGGGTTGGTTTGTAAGGATCCTAATGGGATGCGACTCGAAGTAAGGTCTTAGCTTAGGAGAAGCCATCATCAGACAAAACAGTAGCTTCTCCATAAGCGGATATCTTGAATCTTCTCCGAGGAGCCACTTGCTCACATAATAAACAGGATGCTGGACACGACCTTCCTCGCGAACCAAGGTAGCACTAATGTTGTTCTCGGAGACAACCTATACAGGAGAAAGGGTtctttgtaacgtcccaaatttgctaataaggcttagtgccttgattagtgtgtcagaagGGCATAATAGGattatatgtgaaattaattgaatatatgtgatacTATGTggtatacatgatttatatggtgatatgaatatataagcatgtttatgtgtattaaatatgcatgtgggcccgttcttgttaataagggaatatttgtaattttgacccgttgaaggTATACATGTGATtaaatgtgttatgtgattgagaccttaatattatgtggatatatttgcaatgtttggctcgaggtgatcctagtgagagAGTTAGttgaaaagtcacaatggggtcaaatacccgactcggggtgggcctagggttattttggcaACTTAGTGCGTATTTGGGATTTACTAGATGTTGTgtagttattaaatgattatttgggtttatcgggattaattgggagattatAGTGTCATTTGAGGTTTATcgagaaatgtggcaaatgacggtatTGCCCTTGGGGGCGTTAAAGAGCAAGTTATTGATTTAGGGGCACTTTGGTCCTTTTGGTGCCAAGGGATAGCTTAGGAAGCCTTTAGGAAATAAccaataacacaaaaaaaaaaaaaaacacactaaGTTCGCTCTCAACTcacattttctctctctccctctctttcgtGCATCTCTCTCTCTTGAGCCTTGGGAAGCTTTTGAAATTTtggagaattatttgagaaaattgaagagggtggaggctgggatTACTTGAGGTTCAGTTCAGAggtcaaaatcactattaagGTATGGTTTATAACCTGTTTCTGCTATGGATTTTCTGATTAGCTTAGG
It includes:
- the LOC133823032 gene encoding E3 ubiquitin-protein ligase MPSR1; the protein is MASEADVSEFSSFFERMARSRDLSLLLPFIFGLSNGVVQSQDSQDEDQENDSRPTSGGDRVILINPFTQGMVVIDGVSSLDFLLRELGNKDGHPPASKASIEAMPSVEVSDDGGGECVICLEEFQLGGVAKEMPCKHRFHGDCVEKWLKLHGSCPVCRFKMPVEQEETGKKRDEEEGGRDGRRRAEREIWVSFSFNSSRSSENSSNQTPSNDSIVEGSDSSSSPVVDHE